Proteins from a genomic interval of Hydrogenophaga sp. PAMC20947:
- a CDS encoding ATP-binding protein codes for MPQTFPLTDSPDVSGSSGFAARDALLKAGALQNAILNSPNFSIIATDEKGIIQLFNVGAEHMLGYSASDVVNKVSPSDMHDPGEVRARAMALSLELDTPIAPGFEALAFKASRGIEDIYELNYLRKDGSSFPAIVSIIALRADHANLIGYLLIVTDNSVRKRDELLLNEAMAAAEKANRAKTDFISSMSHELRTPLNAILGFAQLVESGTPEPTAMQKRSIDQILKAGWYLLELINEILDLTLIESGKLALSGEPVSLAEVLGECRAMVEPQAQQRHIGMVFTPLEQPRHVKADHTRLKQVLINLLFNAIKYNKAGGHVTVECTLSPPDAIRISVRDTGAGLTPEQLTLLFQPFNRLGQESGTEEGTGIGLVVTQRLVRLMGGEIGVDSTPGVGSVFWVQLPLTEVPRFAAIESGSTDPEHIENDPGSPLQTLLYVEDNPANLELVEQIIGRHADLRLLGAADASLGIEFARVYQPKVILMDINLPGISGIEAMAILRADTRTAHIPIIALSANAVPRDVQTGLDAGFFNYLTKPIKVNELMNALAAALSFSRTLSGAATHEESA; via the coding sequence ATGCCCCAAACTTTTCCGCTCACCGACAGCCCCGATGTGTCGGGCAGTTCGGGTTTCGCGGCGCGCGACGCACTGCTCAAAGCCGGAGCGTTGCAAAACGCCATCCTCAACAGCCCCAATTTTTCGATCATTGCGACCGATGAAAAGGGCATCATCCAGCTCTTCAACGTGGGGGCGGAGCACATGCTGGGTTACAGCGCCAGCGACGTGGTCAACAAAGTAAGCCCGAGTGACATGCACGACCCGGGAGAGGTGCGCGCACGCGCTATGGCGCTCAGCCTGGAACTCGATACGCCAATTGCGCCGGGTTTCGAAGCCCTGGCCTTCAAGGCCTCGCGCGGCATCGAAGACATCTATGAGCTCAACTACCTCCGCAAAGATGGCAGCAGTTTTCCAGCGATTGTGTCCATCATCGCATTGCGCGCTGACCACGCCAACCTGATCGGCTACCTGCTGATCGTCACCGACAATTCGGTGCGCAAGCGCGATGAGCTGTTGCTCAACGAAGCCATGGCCGCGGCCGAAAAAGCCAACCGCGCCAAAACCGATTTCATCTCCAGCATGAGCCACGAGTTGCGCACACCGCTCAACGCCATCCTGGGCTTTGCGCAGTTGGTCGAATCGGGCACCCCCGAGCCCACGGCTATGCAAAAGCGCAGCATCGACCAGATCCTGAAAGCGGGCTGGTACCTGCTGGAGCTGATCAACGAAATCCTGGACCTCACCCTCATCGAGTCCGGCAAACTCGCCCTTTCGGGTGAGCCGGTCTCATTGGCCGAGGTGCTGGGCGAGTGCCGCGCCATGGTGGAGCCGCAGGCGCAGCAGCGCCACATCGGCATGGTGTTCACGCCACTGGAACAACCGCGCCACGTGAAGGCCGACCACACGCGGCTCAAGCAGGTATTGATCAACCTGCTGTTCAACGCCATCAAATACAACAAGGCAGGCGGGCACGTCACGGTGGAGTGCACACTCAGCCCGCCCGACGCGATCCGCATCAGCGTGCGCGATACCGGCGCGGGTCTGACACCGGAGCAGCTGACCCTGCTGTTCCAGCCATTCAACCGGCTCGGCCAGGAGTCGGGCACCGAAGAAGGCACGGGCATCGGCCTGGTGGTGACACAACGCCTGGTGCGACTGATGGGCGGTGAGATTGGTGTCGACAGCACGCCCGGCGTGGGCAGCGTGTTCTGGGTCCAGTTGCCCCTGACCGAGGTACCCCGGTTCGCGGCTATTGAATCTGGGTCCACCGACCCCGAGCACATCGAAAACGATCCAGGCTCGCCACTGCAAACACTGCTGTACGTGGAAGACAACCCGGCCAATCTGGAGCTGGTGGAGCAGATCATCGGCCGGCACGCTGATCTGCGCCTGCTCGGCGCTGCAGATGCGAGCCTGGGCATCGAATTCGCTCGCGTGTACCAACCCAAGGTCATCCTGATGGACATCAACCTGCCGGGCATCAGCGGCATCGAGGCCATGGCGATACTGCGCGCCGACACCCGTACCGCACACATCCCCATCATCGCACTGAGCGCAAATGCCGTTCCGCGCGACGTCCAGACAGGCCTGGACGCGGGCTTCTTCAACTACCTCACCAAGCCGATCAAGGTCAACGAACTCATGAACGCGCTGGCCGCGGCCCTGAGCTTTTCGCGAACCCTCAGCG
- a CDS encoding BON domain-containing protein, whose product MKTISHRFSILLLAAAALTGVVGCASTETKESTGQYMDDTAITTKVKAAIFKDEALKSAEINVETFKGVVQLSGFVKSAADIQHAVDVVKAVGGVRSVKNDMRMK is encoded by the coding sequence ATGAAAACCATCTCCCACCGCTTCTCGATTCTCCTGCTCGCTGCTGCCGCGCTCACCGGCGTCGTGGGTTGTGCATCCACAGAAACGAAGGAAAGCACCGGTCAATATATGGACGACACGGCCATCACCACCAAAGTGAAGGCTGCGATCTTCAAAGATGAAGCGCTGAAATCCGCCGAAATCAATGTCGAAACCTTCAAGGGCGTGGTCCAGCTCAGTGGCTTCGTCAAGTCCGCCGCCGACATCCAGCACGCGGTAGACGTTGTTAAAGCCGTGGGTGGTGTGCGCTCGGTCAAGAACGACATGCGGATGAAATGA
- a CDS encoding tripartite tricarboxylate transporter permease, whose protein sequence is MELFEHLSLGFGVAFTFQNLIYAFVGCLLGTLIGVLPGIGPLATIAMLLPATYGLEPVAALIMLAGIYYGAQYGGSTTAILVNLPGEASSVVTVIDGYQMARKGRAGPALAAAGLGSFFAGCVGTLILAAFAPPLTELALKFGPAEYFSLMVVGLIGAVVLASGSLLKALAMVVLGLLLGLVGTDINSGVARYSFDIPELTDGISFLAIAMGVFGYGEIISNLSKPEDERQVFTGEVHGIMPTAEDFRLMVPAILRGTALGSALGILPGGGALLSAFTAYTLEKKTRLRPGEVPFGEGNIRGVAAPEAANNAGAQTSFIPLLTLGIPPNAVMALMVGAMTIHNIQPGPQVMTSNPELFWGLIASMWIGNAMLVILNLPLIGIWVKLLKVPYHLLFPAIVLFCAIGVYSTNNNSFDIWMVAIFGFIGYLFIKLGCEPAPLLLGLILGPMMEEYLRRALLIARGDWSVFVTRPLSASLLAIAALLLVIVISPAIKKKREEAFVED, encoded by the coding sequence ATGGAGCTGTTCGAACACCTGTCCCTCGGTTTTGGCGTTGCTTTCACTTTTCAGAACCTGATCTATGCCTTCGTGGGTTGTTTGCTGGGCACCTTGATCGGCGTTCTGCCAGGGATCGGCCCGCTGGCGACCATCGCCATGCTGTTGCCCGCCACCTATGGGCTGGAGCCCGTGGCCGCACTGATCATGCTGGCGGGCATTTATTACGGCGCTCAATATGGCGGGTCCACTACCGCCATTCTGGTCAACCTGCCAGGCGAAGCCTCGTCGGTTGTGACCGTGATCGACGGTTACCAGATGGCCCGCAAGGGCAGGGCAGGCCCCGCTCTCGCAGCAGCGGGTCTGGGCTCGTTTTTCGCGGGTTGCGTCGGCACCTTGATCCTGGCGGCCTTTGCGCCACCGTTGACCGAGCTGGCACTCAAGTTTGGCCCCGCCGAGTATTTCTCCTTGATGGTGGTGGGCCTGATCGGGGCCGTGGTGCTGGCTTCTGGATCCTTGCTCAAAGCGTTGGCCATGGTTGTTCTGGGGCTGCTGCTGGGGCTCGTGGGCACCGACATCAACTCGGGCGTGGCCCGCTACAGCTTTGACATTCCCGAGCTGACCGACGGCATCAGTTTTCTGGCGATTGCCATGGGTGTGTTCGGCTACGGCGAGATCATCAGCAACCTGTCCAAACCCGAGGACGAGCGTCAGGTCTTTACAGGTGAAGTCCATGGCATCATGCCCACCGCTGAAGACTTCCGGCTGATGGTGCCGGCCATATTGCGCGGCACCGCCTTGGGCTCAGCGCTCGGCATCCTCCCGGGGGGCGGCGCGCTGTTGTCGGCTTTTACCGCTTACACCCTCGAGAAAAAGACCCGGTTGCGACCCGGTGAAGTCCCATTCGGCGAAGGCAATATCCGGGGGGTGGCAGCCCCTGAGGCGGCCAACAACGCCGGCGCCCAAACCTCGTTCATTCCCTTGCTCACGCTGGGTATCCCACCCAATGCGGTGATGGCCTTGATGGTGGGCGCCATGACCATCCACAACATCCAGCCTGGCCCCCAGGTGATGACCAGCAACCCCGAGCTTTTCTGGGGCCTGATCGCCTCGATGTGGATCGGCAACGCCATGCTGGTGATCCTGAACCTGCCGCTGATCGGCATCTGGGTGAAACTGCTGAAAGTGCCGTACCACCTGCTTTTCCCGGCCATCGTGCTGTTTTGCGCAATCGGGGTTTACTCGACCAACAACAACAGCTTTGATATCTGGATGGTGGCCATCTTTGGCTTCATCGGCTACCTGTTCATCAAGCTGGGCTGTGAGCCAGCCCCCTTGTTGCTGGGCCTGATTCTGGGCCCCATGATGGAAGAGTATCTGCGCCGCGCCTTGCTGATCGCCCGTGGCGACTGGTCGGTGTTTGTGACGCGGCCGCTGTCGGCGAGCCTCCTGGCCATTGCCGCATTGCTGCTGGTCATCGTGATCAGCCCGGCGATCAAGAAGAAGCGCGAAGAAGCTTTCGTAGAAGACTGA
- a CDS encoding tripartite tricarboxylate transporter TctB family protein: MAMASQKDFFSGLMFTTIGGAFAWGARDYEIGSAARMGPGYFPLMLGLLLVLLGVGVTIKSFSGPGASSGDRIGAFAWRPLVFVLLANVLFGVLLVGLPSIGLPAMGMFVAIMALTLVASMARTGFSWKESFLLGAGLALGSYLAFVRVLQLQFPVWPAFMCQ, from the coding sequence GTGGCCATGGCCAGTCAAAAAGACTTTTTTTCCGGATTGATGTTCACCACCATCGGTGGGGCGTTTGCCTGGGGCGCACGCGACTACGAAATCGGCAGCGCTGCCCGCATGGGGCCGGGTTACTTCCCCCTGATGCTGGGACTCTTGCTTGTGCTGCTGGGTGTCGGCGTCACCATCAAGTCCTTCTCAGGACCTGGTGCAAGCTCGGGCGACAGGATCGGTGCATTCGCCTGGCGGCCGCTGGTGTTCGTGTTGCTGGCCAACGTGCTGTTTGGTGTGTTGCTGGTCGGTCTGCCTTCCATCGGTTTGCCGGCCATGGGCATGTTCGTGGCCATCATGGCGTTGACGCTGGTGGCCAGCATGGCCCGCACTGGTTTCAGCTGGAAAGAGAGCTTCTTGCTGGGCGCGGGCCTGGCGCTGGGCAGCTATCTGGCTTTTGTGCGGGTGCTGCAACTGCAGTTTCCGGTGTGGCCGGCATTCATGTGTCAATGA
- a CDS encoding ankyrin repeat domain-containing protein — protein MNNHLKIIVFSAIISLSSLSHAGTFDRFFQAAKTDDESAIVGLTLRSFDLNIVDEHGETALLIAVRNGSDKVVGFLLKQPSVKVEARNPSGESPLMLAALQGELDMATRLIQRKAEVNKTLWTPLHYACSNLEPSSDAMVRLLLEHHAYIDAESPNKSTPLMMAAKYGHADLVALLLEEGADPMLRNEQGLTAVDFARQAGRSEQANLIAAAIRARTAKTPATR, from the coding sequence TTGAACAACCACCTGAAGATCATTGTTTTTTCAGCAATTATTTCGTTGTCAAGCCTGTCGCACGCCGGCACATTTGACCGGTTCTTTCAAGCGGCCAAAACCGACGACGAGTCCGCCATCGTCGGACTCACTTTGCGCAGCTTTGACCTCAATATTGTGGATGAGCACGGGGAAACCGCGCTGTTGATTGCCGTGAGAAATGGCTCAGACAAAGTGGTTGGTTTTCTGCTCAAGCAGCCTTCGGTCAAAGTCGAGGCGCGCAACCCCAGCGGCGAGAGTCCCTTGATGCTGGCAGCCCTCCAGGGCGAGCTTGACATGGCGACCCGCCTCATTCAGCGCAAGGCCGAGGTCAACAAGACCCTCTGGACCCCTCTCCATTACGCCTGTTCCAATCTCGAGCCATCGAGCGATGCCATGGTGCGCCTGCTCCTGGAGCACCATGCCTACATCGACGCCGAATCGCCCAACAAGTCCACGCCCCTCATGATGGCCGCCAAGTACGGCCATGCCGACCTCGTCGCATTGCTGCTGGAGGAGGGTGCTGATCCCATGCTTCGCAACGAACAAGGCCTCACCGCCGTCGATTTTGCGCGCCAGGCCGGTCGCTCCGAACAGGCCAACCTGATTGCAGCCGCCATTCGGGCCCGAACCGCCAAGACCCCAGCAACGCGCTGA
- a CDS encoding TatD family hydrolase, translating into MFTDSHCHLSFPELRAQLPEILNAMSQAQVDRALCICTTLEEFTDVHSLALAHGNLWSTVGVHPDNEGVQEPTLDDLLSRAALPRVVGIGETGLDYYRLNGRTVADMAWQRDRYRTHIRAGRQTDLPLVIHTRSASEDTLAILREEGGFDSMDNTSPPRSRGVFHCFTESEAVARAALDLDFYISFSGIVTFRNAIDIKAVAQFVPLDRMLIETDSPYLAPVPYRGKTNNPSYVPFVAQQIAELKGLTVEAIGKATSANFDRLFTQVAAE; encoded by the coding sequence ATGTTCACAGACTCCCACTGCCATCTGAGCTTCCCCGAGTTGCGGGCCCAACTGCCCGAGATCCTGAATGCCATGAGCCAGGCCCAGGTTGACCGCGCACTCTGCATCTGCACCACGCTGGAAGAATTCACCGATGTCCACTCGCTGGCGCTCGCGCATGGCAACCTGTGGTCAACCGTGGGCGTGCATCCCGACAACGAAGGGGTCCAGGAACCCACGCTGGACGACCTGCTCAGCCGCGCTGCGCTGCCCAGGGTGGTGGGTATTGGCGAGACCGGTCTGGACTACTACCGCCTTAATGGCCGAACCGTGGCCGATATGGCCTGGCAGCGCGATCGCTACCGGACCCATATCCGGGCCGGGCGCCAGACCGATCTGCCGCTGGTGATCCACACCCGCAGCGCCTCCGAAGACACGCTGGCTATCCTGCGGGAAGAGGGTGGTTTCGACAGCATGGACAATACATCGCCCCCTCGCTCGCGGGGCGTGTTTCATTGCTTCACCGAATCCGAAGCGGTGGCGCGGGCAGCGCTCGACCTTGACTTTTACATCTCGTTTTCCGGCATCGTGACGTTTCGCAATGCGATCGACATCAAGGCGGTGGCCCAGTTTGTGCCGCTGGACCGCATGCTGATCGAGACCGACAGCCCCTATCTGGCGCCGGTGCCTTACCGGGGCAAGACCAACAACCCGTCGTATGTGCCGTTTGTGGCGCAGCAGATCGCCGAGCTCAAAGGCCTGACGGTTGAGGCGATCGGCAAGGCGACCAGCGCCAATTTTGACCGCCTGTTCACCCAGGTTGCCGCTGAATAA
- a CDS encoding PilZ domain-containing protein, whose amino-acid sequence MSTSPPASPTSARPSVIQLSIKEKAALYAAYIPLFSDGGIFIPSSRDYRLGDDVYVLLSLPDDPQRYPVAGKVAWVTPPKAAAGRTQGVGIRFPADEKSRVLKIKIEEILGAALGSDRATQTI is encoded by the coding sequence ATGAGCACCAGTCCACCCGCCAGCCCAACATCGGCACGTCCGAGCGTGATTCAGCTCTCCATCAAGGAGAAAGCTGCGCTCTACGCCGCCTACATACCGTTGTTTTCCGATGGGGGCATTTTCATTCCCTCCTCGCGGGACTACCGCTTGGGCGATGACGTCTACGTGTTGCTGAGCTTGCCAGACGATCCCCAGCGCTACCCCGTTGCAGGCAAAGTGGCATGGGTGACACCGCCCAAGGCCGCAGCCGGCCGCACCCAAGGTGTTGGCATCCGGTTCCCGGCGGATGAAAAATCCAGGGTGCTGAAAATCAAAATCGAAGAAATTCTCGGCGCGGCTCTCGGCTCGGATCGCGCCACCCAGACCATCTGA
- a CDS encoding DNA polymerase III subunit delta': MPTSSPTPLAPWLQRQLQTLVGQRGHARLLQGPSGLGQYELGLALAQAWLCEAPTADGACGVCGSCHLVDTRAHPDFVALMPETTALEFGWPLSEKAQKDIDDKKRKPSKEIRVEAMRDTVGFAQRTSARGRGMAVLVYPAERMNHVTANALLKTLEEPPGDTRFVLASEATHQLLPTIRSRCQTHAMVWPDAAEALAWLRHQEGLSAATAEQAQVWLQAAGGRPADALAWARAGLDAQTWSNLPKALARGDWRGLASWPAAQQLEVLQKLCHDLMASAAGAAPRFFPAEGLPPAPRWLTLSRWSRELSDAARTVEHPFSAGLMQEAWAARTSQVLQQGGAP; this comes from the coding sequence ATGCCCACTTCATCACCAACCCCGCTGGCTCCCTGGCTGCAAAGGCAATTGCAGACCCTGGTGGGTCAGCGCGGCCACGCCCGGCTCCTGCAGGGACCGTCTGGACTTGGGCAGTACGAGCTCGGTCTGGCACTGGCCCAAGCGTGGCTCTGCGAGGCTCCCACGGCCGACGGTGCCTGCGGTGTCTGTGGCAGCTGCCACCTGGTCGATACACGCGCCCATCCGGACTTCGTCGCCCTGATGCCGGAAACGACTGCCCTCGAGTTTGGATGGCCTTTGTCGGAGAAGGCCCAAAAAGACATTGACGACAAAAAGCGCAAGCCCAGCAAAGAAATCCGGGTTGAGGCCATGCGCGACACCGTGGGCTTTGCGCAACGCACCAGCGCACGGGGTCGGGGCATGGCCGTGCTGGTCTACCCGGCCGAGCGCATGAACCACGTCACGGCCAATGCCCTGCTCAAAACCCTGGAGGAGCCCCCGGGCGACACCCGGTTTGTATTGGCCAGCGAAGCCACGCACCAATTGCTGCCCACCATTCGCAGCCGTTGCCAGACCCATGCCATGGTCTGGCCCGATGCCGCCGAGGCGTTGGCTTGGCTGCGCCACCAAGAAGGCCTGTCAGCGGCCACCGCCGAACAAGCACAGGTCTGGCTTCAGGCGGCTGGCGGTCGCCCCGCCGATGCACTGGCCTGGGCCCGCGCTGGCCTTGACGCCCAGACCTGGTCCAATCTGCCCAAAGCCCTGGCCCGGGGGGACTGGCGAGGCCTTGCCAGTTGGCCAGCGGCCCAGCAACTGGAGGTGTTGCAGAAGCTGTGCCACGACCTCATGGCCTCTGCAGCGGGTGCCGCACCGCGGTTTTTTCCAGCCGAAGGCCTACCTCCAGCGCCTCGCTGGCTCACCTTGAGCCGCTGGTCACGCGAGCTGTCTGATGCGGCCCGCACGGTTGAGCACCCGTTTTCAGCAGGCCTTATGCAAGAGGCCTGGGCCGCACGAACCAGCCAGGTTTTGCAGCAAGGCGGTGCGCCATGA
- the tmk gene encoding dTMP kinase, translated as MSPSSPSSTPTGLFVSFEGIDGAGKSTHIAHLAEAFQAQGRVVTQTREPGGTPLAEKLRAMVLGDAMDPLTESLLVFAARRDHLITVIEPALARGEAVLCDRFTDATFAYQGGGRGFDLAVLTTLEQWVQATPALQGQALRQPDLTVWFDLAPEIAAARLADARAPDRFESQPVAFFQAVVAGYAARATAQPERFAKINADQPREQVWQDLHDHFVQRGWLNKST; from the coding sequence ATGTCTCCCTCCAGCCCGTCTTCCACACCCACAGGCCTGTTCGTCTCGTTCGAGGGCATCGACGGCGCGGGCAAGTCCACCCACATCGCCCACCTGGCCGAGGCATTTCAGGCACAGGGCAGGGTGGTCACCCAGACCCGCGAACCGGGCGGGACGCCGCTGGCCGAAAAGCTGCGTGCCATGGTGCTGGGCGATGCCATGGACCCGTTGACGGAATCCCTGCTGGTATTTGCCGCCCGCCGCGACCACCTCATAACCGTGATCGAACCCGCACTGGCGCGGGGCGAAGCGGTGCTGTGTGATCGCTTCACCGACGCCACCTTCGCCTACCAAGGCGGTGGGCGGGGCTTCGATCTGGCCGTGTTGACGACGCTGGAACAATGGGTGCAGGCCACGCCAGCCCTGCAAGGCCAAGCCCTTCGCCAGCCCGATCTGACCGTCTGGTTCGATCTGGCCCCAGAGATCGCGGCGGCCCGCCTGGCCGATGCCCGTGCCCCGGACCGCTTTGAGTCCCAGCCCGTGGCTTTTTTCCAGGCCGTGGTCGCGGGCTACGCTGCGCGTGCCACCGCGCAACCTGAGCGGTTCGCCAAGATCAACGCCGACCAGCCCCGCGAGCAGGTCTGGCAAGATCTGCATGACCACTTCGTGCAACGCGGCTGGTTGAACAAGTCCACCTGA
- the mltG gene encoding endolytic transglycosylase MltG — protein MKRLLSLLFALIVVAVVGGVAAGWWWTGLALRLPVGTTADEPLTLEIKPGSSSRAVARAIAAAGVDVPATALYAWFRLSGNAAAIKAGVYEIKPGATPRSLLRQMVRGEQALRSVILLEGWNIREVLAAVRASPHLRQDIDGLSPEAVMGQIGLQDQQPEGRFFPDTYRVVKNALASSVLRQAAQAMDTRLAEAWEQRSPTSVLKTPGETLILASIIEKETGAEEDRSLVGAVFNNRLRIGMRLQTDPTVIYGLGERFDGNLRKIDLLTDTPYNTYTRAGLPPSPISMPGWNSLLAAVRPADSKALYFVAKGDGSSHFSHSLDEHNSAVRRYILNR, from the coding sequence TTGAAACGCCTGTTGTCCCTGCTCTTTGCGCTGATCGTGGTTGCCGTGGTCGGCGGGGTTGCGGCTGGGTGGTGGTGGACCGGGCTAGCGCTGCGGCTGCCTGTCGGCACCACCGCAGATGAGCCGCTGACACTGGAAATCAAACCCGGCAGCTCCTCCCGGGCGGTGGCCAGAGCCATTGCGGCCGCTGGCGTAGACGTGCCCGCCACCGCGTTGTATGCGTGGTTCAGGCTGTCTGGCAATGCTGCCGCCATCAAGGCCGGGGTCTACGAAATCAAGCCGGGGGCCACACCCCGAAGCCTGCTGAGGCAGATGGTCCGGGGGGAACAGGCGCTGCGCAGCGTGATCCTGCTGGAGGGCTGGAACATCCGGGAGGTGTTGGCTGCGGTGCGTGCTTCGCCCCATTTGCGCCAGGACATTGACGGACTGAGCCCGGAAGCCGTGATGGGGCAAATCGGTCTGCAAGACCAACAACCCGAGGGGCGGTTCTTCCCTGATACCTACCGCGTGGTGAAAAATGCCCTGGCGTCCAGCGTGCTGCGGCAGGCGGCTCAGGCCATGGACACCCGCCTGGCTGAAGCCTGGGAACAGCGCAGCCCGACCAGTGTGCTCAAAACGCCCGGAGAAACCCTGATTCTGGCCAGCATCATTGAAAAGGAAACGGGTGCTGAGGAAGACCGAAGCCTTGTGGGCGCCGTGTTCAACAACCGCTTGCGCATTGGCATGCGCTTGCAAACCGATCCCACCGTGATTTACGGGTTGGGTGAGCGTTTTGATGGCAATCTGCGCAAAATCGACCTGCTCACCGACACCCCTTACAACACCTACACCCGCGCCGGCTTGCCGCCTTCGCCGATTTCCATGCCGGGCTGGAATTCGCTGCTGGCGGCCGTGCGCCCAGCCGATTCGAAGGCCTTGTACTTCGTGGCCAAAGGCGATGGCAGCAGCCATTTCAGTCACTCGCTCGACGAACACAATTCGGCTGTTCGGCGCTATATCCTGAACCGTTGA
- a CDS encoding folate-binding protein YgfZ — MSDSSLTASELSSLHGVVRCDRLGVIRAVGEEAAKFLHGQLTHDVVLLDTVHARLASFCSSKGRMQASFVVFKRSAEEIFLVCDAALLPTTLKRLSMFVMRAKAKLSDASAEVAVWGLAGSAVPTDLPAEPWSMTTEPNGAHVVRLYPGEGVSRALWVAPVDTAAPQGPALTPANWAWLEVMSGVAPVTAPIVEAFVPQMLNHESVGGVNFKKGCYPGQEVVARSQFRGSLKRRAYRVACPEALSVGQEVFHDSDPGQPCGLVAAAAAHPAGGWSAIVSMQTQAASDGHLHAGSVSGPELQLLALPYPLLDDI; from the coding sequence ATGTCCGATTCATCCTTGACCGCCTCCGAACTGTCTTCCTTGCACGGCGTGGTGCGCTGCGATCGCCTGGGTGTGATCCGGGCCGTTGGCGAAGAGGCGGCCAAGTTTCTGCACGGACAGCTCACCCATGATGTGGTGCTGCTCGACACTGTGCACGCTCGCCTCGCGTCGTTTTGCTCATCCAAGGGCCGCATGCAGGCCAGTTTTGTGGTGTTCAAGCGCTCGGCTGAGGAAATTTTTCTGGTGTGTGATGCGGCCTTGTTGCCCACCACGCTCAAGCGGCTTTCGATGTTTGTGATGCGGGCCAAAGCCAAGCTCAGCGATGCGAGTGCCGAAGTGGCGGTATGGGGGTTGGCTGGGTCTGCCGTGCCGACCGATCTGCCCGCCGAGCCCTGGAGCATGACGACCGAGCCCAACGGGGCGCATGTGGTTCGGCTCTACCCAGGCGAAGGCGTGTCCCGCGCCTTGTGGGTTGCGCCGGTGGATACCGCGGCGCCGCAAGGCCCTGCCCTGACCCCGGCCAACTGGGCCTGGCTGGAGGTCATGAGTGGCGTGGCGCCGGTTACTGCACCCATCGTGGAAGCCTTTGTGCCCCAGATGTTGAACCACGAATCGGTGGGCGGTGTGAATTTCAAGAAAGGGTGTTACCCCGGGCAGGAAGTGGTGGCGCGCAGCCAGTTTCGTGGCAGCTTGAAGCGCCGGGCCTACCGAGTCGCCTGCCCGGAGGCCTTGTCGGTGGGGCAAGAAGTGTTCCACGACAGCGACCCCGGTCAACCCTGCGGCCTGGTGGCGGCCGCTGCTGCACATCCGGCCGGCGGCTGGTCTGCCATCGTGTCGATGCAGACCCAGGCCGCATCGGATGGCCATCTGCATGCGGGCTCGGTATCAGGCCCTGAATTGCAGCTGCTGGCGCTGCCCTACCCCTTGCTCGACGACATTTGA
- a CDS encoding NRDE family protein, which produces MCLIAFAIAVDPACPLFIAANRDEFLDRPTAPLHRWSLPNGAVVAGGRDLRDGGTWLGLNTTGRVAMLTNVRDAQPQPAARSRGELANRWLAGDVSWEALLEGLSAGDYGGFNLVVGDVANHAWGWVSNRHPDAPHAAVAPALHHRTLEPGLYGLSNAALDTGWPKTLRLKQALSESLAMDLQGDGAGGRSRMLKALGDGQQVAMDDLPLTGVAPAWEQALSSPFVHVPERGYGTRSSLVVRARQEPFSTGPLGLQVDLEEWTHGGDHGGQPTWSDTHRQAMSLSW; this is translated from the coding sequence ATGTGTTTGATTGCATTTGCCATCGCCGTTGATCCGGCGTGTCCCTTGTTCATTGCCGCCAACCGCGATGAGTTCCTGGACCGCCCGACCGCGCCGCTCCACCGCTGGAGCCTGCCCAATGGCGCGGTTGTGGCTGGCGGGCGAGACTTGCGCGACGGCGGCACCTGGTTGGGATTGAACACCACCGGTCGCGTGGCGATGCTCACCAACGTACGGGATGCCCAGCCCCAGCCCGCGGCGCGCAGCCGGGGCGAGCTGGCCAACCGCTGGCTGGCGGGCGATGTGTCGTGGGAGGCGTTGCTGGAAGGGCTGAGCGCCGGCGATTATGGGGGGTTCAACCTGGTGGTCGGCGACGTCGCCAACCATGCCTGGGGTTGGGTGTCCAACCGGCACCCCGATGCGCCTCATGCGGCTGTCGCCCCCGCTTTGCACCACCGAACGCTGGAACCCGGCCTGTACGGTTTGTCCAATGCTGCCCTGGATACCGGCTGGCCCAAGACCTTGCGGTTGAAGCAGGCCCTGTCTGAGTCGCTGGCCATGGACTTGCAGGGCGACGGTGCGGGTGGCCGCTCCCGCATGTTGAAGGCCTTGGGTGATGGCCAGCAGGTGGCCATGGATGACCTGCCTTTGACCGGTGTCGCTCCGGCCTGGGAGCAAGCGCTGTCGAGCCCTTTTGTGCATGTGCCCGAGCGCGGCTACGGCACCCGCAGCAGCCTGGTCGTGCGGGCACGTCAGGAACCCTTCTCCACAGGCCCACTCGGGTTGCAGGTGGACTTGGAAGAATGGACCCATGGCGGCGACCATGGCGGCCAGCCCACCTGGAGCGATACCCACCGCCAAGCCATGAGCCTCAGCTGGTAG